A window from Chryseobacterium vaccae encodes these proteins:
- a CDS encoding DUF4291 domain-containing protein has product MGEFAVRNQYFGGAFSLERMTWIKPNFLWMMYRNGWGTKEGQEYVLAIHLKKEAFKKYFENAVYSSYDEKLGVSREEWQNQVKESSVRLQWDPDHDPFGQKQERRAIQIGLRNEFTRSFAREDILFIENISDFVKEQHAFVLNGDLDNLIIPEEKPLLFDDEHLNKKLRLKL; this is encoded by the coding sequence ATAGGAGAATTTGCCGTGAGAAACCAATATTTTGGAGGGGCTTTCAGTCTGGAAAGGATGACCTGGATAAAACCCAATTTCCTTTGGATGATGTACCGTAACGGCTGGGGAACCAAAGAAGGTCAGGAATACGTTCTGGCTATTCATCTAAAGAAAGAAGCTTTCAAAAAGTACTTTGAAAATGCGGTATATTCTTCCTATGATGAAAAACTGGGAGTGTCCAGAGAAGAATGGCAGAATCAGGTGAAAGAATCTTCTGTGAGATTACAATGGGATCCGGATCATGATCCTTTCGGACAGAAGCAGGAAAGAAGAGCCATACAGATTGGTCTTAGGAATGAATTTACCCGTTCCTTTGCCCGGGAAGATATTCTTTTCATTGAAAATATTTCAGATTTTGTAAAAGAGCAGCATGCATTCGTATTAAACGGAGATCTGGACAACCTGATCATTCCCGAAGAAAAACCATTGCTGTTTGATGATGAACATTTAAATAAAAAACTAAGACTAAAGCTATGA